A stretch of DNA from Rhizobacter sp.:
TGATCCTGCGTGCGCGCTCCGGCCGCACCCCTTTCATTCGACGCTAGCCTCTGATGGCGAATCCGCCTGGGGCTGGCCTGCCTCAGACTCTTCCAAAGAAAGATTCGCCATGAACAACAACAAGCTTCGTCAACTGCGCAACATCGGTGTCATCGCCCACGTCGACGCGGGCAAGACCACGACGTCCGAACGCATCCTCTTCTACACGGGCGAGAGCCATCGCATCGGCGACGTGAACGCCGGCACGACGCAGCTCGACTTCGACCCCCAAGAGCGCAAGCGCGGCATCACGATCAACAGCGCGGCGACCACCGTTCACTGGAACGGCGTGCAGATCAACCTGATCGACACGCCGGGCCACATCGACTTCAACATCGAGGTGAACCGCTCGCTGCGCGTGCTCGACGGCGCCGTGGTCGTGTTCGACGGCGTGGCCGGCGTGGAGCCGCAGACCGAGACCAACTGGCGCCTGGCCGACCAGTACCGTGTGCCGCGCATCGCCTTCATCAACAAGCTGGACCGCGTGGGCGCCGATTTCCTGCGCGTGGTGGCCATGATGGAAGAGCGGCTCGGCACCAAGGTGCTGCCGCTGCAGCTGCCGATCGGCGCGGAAGGCGACTTCCGCGGCGTGGTCGACCTCGTCGGCCTGCGCGCCTTCGTGTGGGAGCGTGACGACGCACGCGAGCCCTATCGGGTGGCCGAGATTCCGGCCGACCTGCTGGCGCTCGCGCAAGCGCACCGTGCCCGCCTCGTGGAGGCGGCGGTCGAACAGGACGACGCCGCACTGAACGCGTACCTCAACGGCGACGCGGTGGACGAAGCCACGCTTCGCGCGTGCATCCGCCGCGCCACGCTGTCGGGCGCGTTCGTGCCGGCACTCGCCGGCTCCGCGTTCAGGAACCGCGGCGTCGAGCCGCTGCTCGATGCGGTCGTCGACTACCTGCCGTCGCCGGAAGACGTCGCCCGGGCGGAAGGCGAACCTGCGTCCGACCCGCAAGGGCCGTTCGCCGCGCTCGCCTTCAAGCTCGTGGCCGACGACCACGGCGCGAAGGTGTTCGTGCGCGTCTACCGCGGCAAGCTCAAGCGTGGCGACAGCGTGCTCAATGCGAGCACCGGCCGCCACGAGCGGGTGGCGCGGCTGTACGAGGTGCATGCCGACGCGCACGTCGAACGCGAGGAGCTCGTCGCCGGCGACATCGCCGCCATCGTGGGCCTGAAGGACACGCTGACGGGTCACACCCTGTGCGACCCGGCGCATCCTCTCCATCTGGAGGAGATCAGCGTGCCCGAGCCGGTGATCGACGTGGCCATCGAGCCGAAGACGCGCGACGACCTGACCGGGTTGTCGAAGGCCTTGCACGCCCTGCTGCGAGAAGATCCGAGCCTCAAGATGCGGCAAGACGCCGAATCGGGGCAGACGATCCTCTCGGGCATGGGCGAACTGCAGCTCGAGGTCTCGGTCGAGAAGCTGCGCGCACGCTTCGGCGTCGAGGTGCTGGTCGGCCGGCCGCAGGTGGCCTACCGCGAGACGATCACGCGGGCGGTGGACGTGCACCACGTGCACAAGAAGCAGTCCGGCGGCCCCGGCCAGTTCGCCCAGGTCACGCTGCGCTTCGCGCCCCTGGCACGCGGCGAGGGCGTGCGCTTCGCGAGCGAGGTCGTGGGCGGTGCGGTGCCGCGTGAGTTCATCCCCGCGGTGGAGCAAGGCATCCGCCGTGCGGCGCAGACCGGCGTGCTGGCCGGCGCCCCGGTGGTGGACTTCGAGGCCACGCTCGTCGACGGTGCCTTCCACGAGCGCGACTCGTCGACGCTCGCCTTCGAGCTGGCCGCGTTCGCCGCGGCGCGCGAGGCCTTCGCAAACGCGGAGCCAGTGCTGCTGGAGCCGGTGATGGCGGTGGAAGTCGTCACGCCGGTCGAGGCCCTCGGCGACGTGATCGGCGACCTGCACCGCCGGCGCGGGCACGTGCGCGGGCAAGGCCAGCGCGGCAACGCCGCGGTGGTCGACGCGCAAGTGCCGCTCGCGGAGATGTTCGGCTACATCGGCCACCTGCGTGCGCTCTCGTCGGGGCGTGCGCAGTACACGATGCAGTTCGACCACTACGCGGTGGCCCCGGCGAGTGTGGTCGCCGAGGTGGCGAAACGCTGAGCCAGGCGGGGTGCGGGTCTCGATCCGCACCCCGCTTTTTTTGCTTCGCTACATTGGCACCCCATGAGCTTTCGCTACCAAACCGTTCCCGTCACCCCGTTTCAACAAAACTGCTCCATCGTCTGGTGCGACGAGACGATGGAAGGTGCCGTCGTCGACCCCGGCGGCGAGCTGCCGCGCCTCGTGGCCACCGCGCATAAGCTCGGCGTCACGCTCAAGCAGATCCTGCTCACCCACGCGCACATCGACCATGCCGGCGGCACCGGCACGCTGGCGCGCGAGCTCGGCCTGCCCATCGTCGGCCCGCACGAGGCCGACCAGTTCTGGATCGACGGCCTGCCACAGCAGAGCGCGATGTTCGGCTTCCCACCCGCCGAGACCTTCACGCCCACCCGCTGGCTGCACGACGGCGACACGGTGCAGGTGGGCCACTGCACGCTGCAGGTGCGCCACTGCCCGGGCCACACGCCGGGCCATGTGGTCTTCTTCGAGCCCGGCTCGCAACGCGCCTTCGTGGGCGACGTGCTCTTCGCCGGCAGCGTCGGCCGCACCGATTTCCCGCAGGGCGACTTCGACACCCTGGTCGACTCGATCCGCACCCGGCTGTGGCCGATGGGCGACGCGGTGGTGTTCATCCCGGGCCACGGGCCGGAGAGCAGCTTCGGCCAGGAACGCCGCAGCAACCCCTACGTGCGTGACGCGATCGGGCCAAGGTGAATAAGTCACACGCCGGGCGGCAGGATTCACCTCCTCTGAGGACGCGCGCTTCCTAAATT
This window harbors:
- a CDS encoding MBL fold metallo-hydrolase produces the protein MSFRYQTVPVTPFQQNCSIVWCDETMEGAVVDPGGELPRLVATAHKLGVTLKQILLTHAHIDHAGGTGTLARELGLPIVGPHEADQFWIDGLPQQSAMFGFPPAETFTPTRWLHDGDTVQVGHCTLQVRHCPGHTPGHVVFFEPGSQRAFVGDVLFAGSVGRTDFPQGDFDTLVDSIRTRLWPMGDAVVFIPGHGPESSFGQERRSNPYVRDAIGPR
- the fusA gene encoding elongation factor G, which encodes MNNNKLRQLRNIGVIAHVDAGKTTTSERILFYTGESHRIGDVNAGTTQLDFDPQERKRGITINSAATTVHWNGVQINLIDTPGHIDFNIEVNRSLRVLDGAVVVFDGVAGVEPQTETNWRLADQYRVPRIAFINKLDRVGADFLRVVAMMEERLGTKVLPLQLPIGAEGDFRGVVDLVGLRAFVWERDDAREPYRVAEIPADLLALAQAHRARLVEAAVEQDDAALNAYLNGDAVDEATLRACIRRATLSGAFVPALAGSAFRNRGVEPLLDAVVDYLPSPEDVARAEGEPASDPQGPFAALAFKLVADDHGAKVFVRVYRGKLKRGDSVLNASTGRHERVARLYEVHADAHVEREELVAGDIAAIVGLKDTLTGHTLCDPAHPLHLEEISVPEPVIDVAIEPKTRDDLTGLSKALHALLREDPSLKMRQDAESGQTILSGMGELQLEVSVEKLRARFGVEVLVGRPQVAYRETITRAVDVHHVHKKQSGGPGQFAQVTLRFAPLARGEGVRFASEVVGGAVPREFIPAVEQGIRRAAQTGVLAGAPVVDFEATLVDGAFHERDSSTLAFELAAFAAAREAFANAEPVLLEPVMAVEVVTPVEALGDVIGDLHRRRGHVRGQGQRGNAAVVDAQVPLAEMFGYIGHLRALSSGRAQYTMQFDHYAVAPASVVAEVAKR